The sequence below is a genomic window from Nocardia fluminea.
GGCCGGAGGCGGCGGGGTTGCGGCACTTGGCGCTGGCCGTCACGGATGTGCCCGCCGCCCTCGCGGAACTGCGCGCGCGGGGCGTCCGGACCGAGGAACTGCGCACCGATGAACACACCGGTAAGCAGATGGCCTTCTTCTTCGATCCGGACGACCTGCCGCTCGAGCTGTACGAGGCGTGATCAGGGGGTGGCGCGGGCCCGGCGCGCGAGTTCGACTGTCGCCGCCCGCAATTCCCCGATCTCCGACAACGGCGTGGCGAACCCGACGCGGGTGAGCGCCACGCCGCGTGGGGATTCCACCCGCAGGTCGAGGCCGTAGCGGTCGGCCTTCTCGCAGGTGGCGGCGATGGCGTCGGGGAAGCCGCCCAGCTGCTGGGCCATCGCGAGCAGTGCTTCGGCGTGGTCGGCGTTGAGGTGCGCGACACCGGGCGCGGCGTGCGCGACGATCGGGTCCGGTTGTGCGGCCAGGTATTCGGCGGCCGAGGCCGAGTCCATCCGGCCGTAGCCACCGACCCAGCGCACCCGCTGGATTCGCAGCACCCACAACGTGAAGTCGCTGTAGTCGATGTAGTACTTGGCCGCCGGGATCGCCGTCAGGTGGGCCGCGCGCGCCGCTTCCTCCTCGGCGCCGGTCGGCCGTTCCACGAAGCCCGCGAGGGTGATCCGGGTGCCCGCCAGGGGATCGGCCGGGATGTCGGGGGTGACGATCGCGACGCTGGCGCGCGGGTCGGCGGCCAGGTTGCGGCCGTGTTCGGCCAGGCGCGACACGCACAGCACCGGTGCGCCGTCGAGCAGTCCGTAGGTGATGAACGACGCCCACGGTGCTCCGTCGGCGGTGAGGCTGGCCAAGGTGCCGGTATTGGTGCCCGCCGCAATCGTTCTGGCTTCTTCGGCCGGCGAGGGGCGGGCCTCGTTGGCCAGGGGAGCGGTCGGCAGCGGAATGGCAGGTGCGTCGCCCGGATCGCCGTGGTCGAGAGTCATGGCCACAGCGTATCCACCTGACGCGCGCGGCGGGGGGCGCTCGTCAACCAGCCGTGCAGCGCATCGTAGACAGCGTCGTGATTGAGCAGACTGAAGTGGTTGGCGCCGGGGATGTGCAGGCCGTTGACCGCGTCGAAATTTAGGCGCCGGGTCCTTCCGCGTCCGGACCCGCTGCCGGTGAGAACCATGCCGTCGCCGATGATCAGGCCGAGTGGATGCCGGGGACTGTGGGTGATGGTGGTGGTGACGAAGTAATGATCGACGCCGGCCAGCAGCGGCACTTCGCGCACCGCTCGCGCGCGCAGGGTGTCCACGTCTACGTCACGCCAGTCCTCGTCGACCAGCGAACCCTGCCGCAGATCGCGGATGCCCGCGCTGCGCCTGCGCAGCAGTTTGCTCAGCGGCCG
It includes:
- a CDS encoding HugZ family pyridoxamine 5'-phosphate oxidase; its protein translation is MTLDHGDPGDAPAIPLPTAPLANEARPSPAEEARTIAAGTNTGTLASLTADGAPWASFITYGLLDGAPVLCVSRLAEHGRNLAADPRASVAIVTPDIPADPLAGTRITLAGFVERPTGAEEEAARAAHLTAIPAAKYYIDYSDFTLWVLRIQRVRWVGGYGRMDSASAAEYLAAQPDPIVAHAAPGVAHLNADHAEALLAMAQQLGGFPDAIAATCEKADRYGLDLRVESPRGVALTRVGFATPLSEIGELRAATVELARRARATP